Genomic DNA from bacterium:
CGCGCGCCACCTGCTCGGCGACGGCGCGCACGAGCTCGTGCCGCTGGTGGATCGAGTAGAGGAGCGTCGTGCTGAAGCACCCGAACCCGAGCCGCCGCGCCTCCCGCGCCGTCGCCCGCAGCCGCAGCTCGTAGCAGCGACGGCAGCGCTCGTCGCGGCTACCGGTCGCGGCCGGCGCCGCCTCGGGCGCCCCGTCCTCCGCGGCCACCACGAGGTCCAGCCGCAGCAGGGGTGCGTAACGCTCCAGCGCATCGAGCCGCCGCGCGCGCTCCTCGTCCGGCGCGATGTTCGGGTTGTAGAAGAAGCCCGCCAGTCGCGGCGTGAGCTCCCTCAGCGCCGGCACCGGGTACGCCGCGCAGGGGGCGCAGCAGACGTGCAGCAGCAGCCCCCCGGCGCTCACGGCGCCGTGCCGAAGAGTCGTCCCTGCGCGGCCGACCCGGACGGCGGCTCCGGGATGCCGAAGTGCCGGTACGCCAGCGCCGTCGCGACGCGGCCGCGCGGGGTGCGCTGGAGGAAGCCCTGCTGCAGCAGGAAGGGCTCGCAGACGTCCTCGATGGTGTCCTTCTCCTCGGAGAGCGCCGCGGCAAGCGTCTCCACGCCCACGGGCCCGCCGGCGTACTTCTCGATGATCAGCAGCAGCAGGCGGCGGTCCATGACGTCGAAGCCGGCGGCGTCGACCTCGAGGCGCTCCAGCGCACGGTCGGCGGCCTCGCGCGTGATGCTGC
This window encodes:
- a CDS encoding epoxyqueuosine reductase QueH — protein: MSAGGLLLHVCCAPCAAYPVPALRELTPRLAGFFYNPNIAPDEERARRLDALERYAPLLRLDLVVAAEDGAPEAAPAATGSRDERCRRCYELRLRATAREARRLGFGCFSTTLLYSIHQRHELVRAVAEQVARAEGVTFLYRDLRVGWQEGGRRYRESGLYRQRYCGCAESARERDTGRRASGTAPPAPGAP